The Mauremys mutica isolate MM-2020 ecotype Southern chromosome 1, ASM2049712v1, whole genome shotgun sequence genome has a segment encoding these proteins:
- the LOC123349592 gene encoding melatonin receptor type 1B-like, protein MHCKLSGFVMGLSVIGSIFNIAAIAINRYCYICHSFAYDKVYTWWNTMLYVCLIWVLTVVATVPNFFVGSLEYDPRIYSCTFVQTASSYYTIAVVIIHFIVPITIVSFCYFRIWILVIQVRRRVKSEIKPRLKPSDFRNFLTMFVVFVIFAFCWAPLNFIGLAVAINPLEMAPKIPEWLFVVSYFMAYFNSCLNAIIYGLLNQNFRKEYKRILMSLWMPRLFFQDTSKGGTEGQKSKPSPALNNNDQIKTDTL, encoded by the coding sequence ATGCACTGTAAACTGAGCGGCTTTGTGATGGGACTAAGTGTGATAGGCTCCATCTTCAACATTGCTGCAATTGCAATAAACAGATACTGTTACATATGCCATAGCTTTGCTTATGACAAAGTGTATACCTGGTGGAACACAATGCTATACGTCTGCCTAATTTGGGTGTTAACAGTTGTTGCAACCGTGCCAAATTTTTTCGTTGGCTCTTTAGAGTATGATCCGCGCATCTATTCATGCACATTTGTTCAGACTGCTAGCTCCTATTACACCATCGCTGTTGTCATAATTCATTTCATAGTACCTATCACTATTGTGAGCTTCTGCTACTTTCGGATTTGGATCTTAGTGATTCAAGTAAGAAGACGAGTCAAATCAGAAATAAAACCAAGACTGAAGCCGAGTGACTTCAGAAACTTTCTCACAATGTTCGTGGTTTTCGTGATCTTTGCCTTTTGTTGGGCACCACTAAACTTCATTGGATTAGCTGTAGCTATCAATCCTTTGGAAATGGCACCAAAAATTCCTGAGTGGTTGTTCGTTGTAAGCTATTTCATGGCCTACTTCAACAGTTGCCTTAACGCAATAATATACGGACTTCTTAACCAGAATTTTCGGAAAGAATATAAACGAATCCTAATGTCACTGTGGATGCCAAGGCTTTTCTTTCAGGACACATCCAAAGGGGGGACTGAAGGTCAGAAGAGCAAGCCTTCTCCTGCTTTAAACAACAATGACCAAATCAAAACTGATACCTTGTAA